A window of Cynocephalus volans isolate mCynVol1 chromosome 3, mCynVol1.pri, whole genome shotgun sequence genomic DNA:
GTTACATTCCACCTGGAGTAAGTAGGAGGCTGAATGAATTAAGTCACACTCCCTGTGGCTCCTCCCCTCCAAGGGACCCCAGGACCCAGACTCCAGTCCCCTTCCTatcagccccctccccagctcctccttACCAAGAATCAAATTCTTAATGCACCAAAGTTGATCTCCTATCCCAAACAGAGCTTGCCCCTTGGCAAGATACCACTTTGACCACCACCTTAGGATTCCAACCCTTCTTCACCCACCACAAAATTCCCTACTGACCACTGCTTCTTCATGGGGTGCTTGGTCTCCTACCACCAGCATCACAGGGCACCTAGAGGTATAGTGTCATGGAGAAGACAGTGAACCCCTGGCACTTCTCCTGCCTCTTCCTAGAAGAGCAGCTGGAAAATGTCTGGCTCCAAAGAGGAAACAGCCCTCTGTTTCACCTGCTGACCCCACCAAGAGAATTCAAAGGGGGAAAACATAAAGGGAGATGATTTGCTTAATAGGACAGAGTGGGAGGTGACAAGGAAATTCCCTGGCAAAGACTTTCTTCTAAGGGCTATAAGCACCTAGGGAAGATCCAGGGAGAGGGGCAAAGCCTTCTCTCTTAAAGTCTTACTTGAGAGTGTTATCGCTTCCACGCTCAATGTTCAGGTCTCGGCGGCTAGAGAGAGGTTCAAAGAGTAGGAATTTTAGGCAGGCATTGCTATCCATTCAGATATAAGCTATCTCCCTCATGAGGAAATTATTCGGCCCCAAAATTATGGCCAAATATTAGTGATTAAAAGTGGAAAACGAAGGAGAAGGTGGCAGGCAGATCCCAAGCACAACCCCTAAAGTCACTGTGCTTTAGGTCCCTGGTCagagggcagggaagggggaggaagggCACAAGGACAAGAGCTCATCTTCTGGCAATCCAAAAATCCAAGAGAGATAAACAAGAGAAAGGTGACAGATCTTCACAATTCTTCCCACTGGGTCTATCCTCAAGCTGCCCCAGTCGCACCCCAAATCCTGCCCTCCTTGCACACTGCACTTCTCGGACTTCCCTCTCCTCCCGTGCTCCCCATGAGCCCCAGCTACTGCTTCTACATttctctcacatgcacacactcaaacacacacagcACACCCACTTATTATAGCTGTTCCAGTACAGTTCAATGTTCTCCAGGTTAGGTGCATGTGAAATGATATTTCTGTACTTTTGTATAAACTCAGAATTTCCAGACAGCTCTTCCTGAAGAAGAGAAGAGTTGGAAAGAGAAGCCAACAATTACTGGATGGGAAGAAAGCTTGCCCCAGATCCTGTCCCAACTAAGGAAGTCACCCCACGTATTCCAGTCCCTGCTGGTCTCCTCTACTCCCTTATCTTGCACAACCACCTACCTGGCTGAATAGATGTCCAAGGATCATCTCCGAAAGAGTAGAGGTGAGGCCCGTTAGCTATGAGGAAAGGACAGGTGAGAAAGTTCAGGACATTATGGTGAGAAGAGACCCAGGCATAATAATAGCTTAGCTTTCCTGCCTGATCACCCCCTCCTTGAAGTTCACAGGCCATTCAGTTAGGTCCAGTCAGGTCCTGCCTATACAAGAGGAACTCCCACCCTAGATCCCAGCACACAGGCCCCTCCAAACCTTGTGGGCTGCCCAATCCATCCAACCCTTGGCATTAGGATCAATGTTGATGAGGACAAGACCTTCAACTGTGTCTGGGTGGTTAAGCTGAGGagcagcagaaggaaggaaatcagaAACAGCGCAtggccttctcccctccccactgagCTCCACCCACTCTGGGGCTCCCATAGTACCTGACTCCCCACCATCGTACTCACTTCCTCCCCCAAAAACACATGAATAAACAATACTCTGATTCAGGCTAAACCCTCCTTTCCCTCTTCTGGgggtttttatttcttacagcatATCGTGACAGGATGTAAGCTCCTGCTCCTACACCAACTCCAATTATCGTAGAGAAActgtaaaagggaaataaatgtaTGTCTCATGGGTTCTGGTGTCCAAAACCTGCCACAGCCCAATCTCTTAAATTCCTCACCCTCCTTCCCAAGGCCACGGGCACAAAGAAGAACAGAAGGGGACTTTCCTTTGGGGGATGATAAAAAGGAAGGTACCAAGGAGCTAAAGACTGGCCCTGGTAATCAGTGTAGATCCCTGAAGTCTATCCCCTGCTTCCTCTTGGAGAACTTGTGTCTTGAAAAGAAACACCCATCTACTGGCCAACCAGATGCAGTGTTTTACTATATAGATAGCTCTTTATCCATTCTCAATTTTCAGGAGCAAGTTCAACTTGTTCTGCTTTAATTCCTGGTTCCTCTAGAGGAACAGGGAAAATGGAACTTAAAAAAGCAAGAtgtaggctggccagttaactcacttagTTAAAACATAGtgcctataacaccaaggtcaaaggttcagatcttCTTACTAGCtagtcaccaaaagaaaaaaaggcagcaaGATGTGAAAACAAACAACTTTAGGGAACAACATGCTGAGAGCCATGGTGTCCAGGAAAAGCCAAGCCAAGAACAGAACCTAGGAGTCAGCATCTGCTTTTGCATACCAGAGAAGCCATGTCcagctttctcttccttctcccacaCTGTCTTACACACAGGGCTCCCAGTTCACCAGGTGTGTGTATGgaggaggggggagtgggagggaaagagaCAGGTCTATCTGGTTCCTCAGGGATTGTGTcacccccttctcctcctctctagcTTCCTGATCAGAGAGGCCCCTCCTCAGCTTGAGGAAAGGCCAAGCATAaacccttccttttcctttcctctgttcATTAAGGCTACTCTGCTAACTCTGATTAATTTTCTAAACTCACCATCCTTCCTCTCACCAGTCAAGGTAAGAGCATGGAGGAGAAAGGATATATCAAGGCCAGAGGCTAAAACTAGCCCAAGAACCATGGTGGACACACAAGTTCTAAGGGCCTCCTTGTGCTGGAAAGGGAACTCTGGTTTGGAGGGGTCCCCAGGGCTCTCACTTTAAGTACTGAAGGATGCAAGGGATCATGTCTGCAAGCTGGTCCAGAGATGGGTATTGATATCTGGAGAAGAGAGGAACATTAAGGAAGCTATCAACTGCCCCCAAGCCCCCCACCTTAGGAAAACCTATTCCTCCTCTCCAGGAATCGCCACtgccttccctttcctcctccccggTCCAATCTTCTCCATGCCTGCCCTGTGCTTCACAGTCTGGTGCAGGGGTAAAGAGCTAATTCTTACCCCAAAGGGAACACGGGAGCCCCCTCTTGCATTCCAGGGGCATCCACATGAACCCGCACGAAGTTCTGAATGATTTCCTGCATATCCCCGAATTGAAACAGCGGCTGGAAACAAGATTTATCTAAAGAGAACCCACATCACCCCGACAATACAATCAGACAAGGAAAAGTGTCCCCAAGTCAGCACCCGCAGTCTTTCTTTCATACCATGGTCAGACCAGAAGAGAACATCTCCTTGACATGCCGCTCCACACCCTTCTGGCCCACACTCACCCCTCCCCTCACACTGGGTTTTTACCCTTCCCTCCAGTCTCTTCCCAGAAAGTAACAGAAGGGGAAATGAAGGTTCTTACAGTTGAGTCCCACATCATGGTAGGTGAGTATCGCTGGGCGTTTGGGTTTGGGGGTGCCATAGACAGTAAAAGTGACAGAGCCATAAGGTGTCTCCACAGAGTGAGTCTGCAGGAAAACGGGTCACTATCAGGTGGGAGTTAGGCTGAGAGGAAAAGGGGTGGAGAAGGAGCTATACAAAAGTCAGGGAGTTGGGGAGTGGACAAAAAGGAGAAGGGAACAAAAAAACAGTTTCAGCAAGAATTTAGGAAAACAGGGCAGTAGAGGATGATCTGATCGAAGAGATGGGGAAGGAAAACGGCTAGAATAGAAGGAAAGGAAGTGAGGAGAAAGAGGCAGGTAGGGGCCTTCTCTCTACTGGGGAGAGGAgagcccctcctcccaccctggcACTACCCCCCAAGCTGTTACCTGTCCCTGGTCCAGGAGGATTCGGGCAGCTAGCTCAGCCTCctggagagagacacacacacacagatccacacagaaacacacaacCATGTAGAGTCacagatagagagacagacacaaagacaggtAGGCAAATAGAGACCAAGGACAGAAACAGATTGACAAAAAGAGACATGGAGAGGATGA
This region includes:
- the NDRG2 gene encoding protein NDRG2 isoform X2 is translated as MAPPNPNAQRYSPTMMWDSTPLFQFGDMQEIIQNFVRVHVDAPGMQEGAPVFPLGYQYPSLDQLADMIPCILQYLNFSTIIGVGVGAGAYILSRYALNHPDTVEGLVLINIDPNAKGWMDWAAHKLTGLTSTLSEMILGHLFSQEELSGNSEFIQKYRNIISHAPNLENIELYWNSYNNRRDLNIERGSDNTLKCPVMLVVGDQAPHEEAVVECNSKLDPTQTSFLKMADSGGQPQLTQPGKLTEAFKYFLQGMGYMASSCMTRLSRSRTASLTSAASIDGNRSRSRTMSQSSESGTLPSGTPGHTMEVSC
- the NDRG2 gene encoding protein NDRG2 isoform X1, with translation MAELQEVQIMEEKPLLPGQTPEAAKEAELAARILLDQGQTHSVETPYGSVTFTVYGTPKPKRPAILTYHDVGLNYKSCFQPLFQFGDMQEIIQNFVRVHVDAPGMQEGAPVFPLGYQYPSLDQLADMIPCILQYLNFSTIIGVGVGAGAYILSRYALNHPDTVEGLVLINIDPNAKGWMDWAAHKLTGLTSTLSEMILGHLFSQEELSGNSEFIQKYRNIISHAPNLENIELYWNSYNNRRDLNIERGSDNTLKCPVMLVVGDQAPHEEAVVECNSKLDPTQTSFLKMADSGGQPQLTQPGKLTEAFKYFLQGMGYMASSCMTRLSRSRTASLTSAASIDGNRSRSRTMSQSSESGTLPSGTPGHTMEVSC